The Epinephelus lanceolatus isolate andai-2023 chromosome 11, ASM4190304v1, whole genome shotgun sequence genome window below encodes:
- the timd4 gene encoding T-cell immunoglobulin and mucin domain-containing protein 4 has translation MNTHTHTHSHTHRMAAVSPRRCPTPQTFIIFLFVLSGGQFSSVSCFKVAEGGVASLSCQYSVKRFGLSRVCWGRGCGTFWCSNILVQTDEHGVISKVSDRYRLTGDVLDGQLDLDILNVRRTDSGPYCCRVDIDGIFNDKKVIMNLRVVRAPVTSSPPTTTTSTTTSQVTEPSATTVNWKSLLSSQLDLLRRNSTLLRSDTITVEESLPSLSLQINVPVLSLSLTVLLILAGVFLFLAFKRGIYRRALKTGCFSSEEPPHIIYEIRMRRPVQENIYTLD, from the exons atgaacacacacacacacacacactcacacactcacaggatGGCTGCCGTCTCGCCTCGCCGCTGTCCAACGCCTCAGACCttcatcatcttcctcttcgTCCTGTCAG GTGGACAGTTTTCATCTGTGTCCTGTTTTAAAGTGGCGGAGGGGGGCGTggcctctctgtcctgtcagtACTCGGTGAAGCGGTTCGGTCTGAGTCGGGTCTGCTGGGGTCGTGGCTGCGGGACCTTCTGGTGCAgcaacatcctggtgcagacggACGAGCACGGTGTCATCTCAAAG GTGTCGGACCGATACCGGCTGACGGGGGATGTCTTGGACGGACAACTGGACCTGGACATCCTGAACGTGAGGCGGACGGACAGCGGGCCGTACTGCTGCAGGGTGGACATCGACGGGATCTTCAACGACAAGAAGGTGATCATGAACCTGAGGGTGGTCAGAG CTCCGGTCACCAGTTCTCCACCAACCACAACCACGTCAACAACTACCAGTCAAGTGACGGAGCCGTCGGCCACTACAG TAAACTGGAAATCCCTGCTATCGTCTCAGCTGGATCTTCTGAGGAGGAATTCCACCCTGCTGCGCTCCGACACCATCACT GTGGAGGAGTCTCTGCCGTCTCTGTCCCTTCAGATCAATGTTCCCGTCCTGTCTCTTTCCCTCACTGTGTTGCTGATCTTGGCGGGAGTTTTTCTCTTTCTGGCCTTCAAAC GTGGAATTTACAGAAGAGCCTTAAAGACCGGCTG TTTCTCCTCTGAAGAACCTCCTCACATCATCTATGAGATCCGGATGAGGAGACCAGTCCAGGAGAACATCTACACCCTGGACTAG